A region from the Aquimarina sp. ERC-38 genome encodes:
- the kdsA gene encoding 3-deoxy-8-phosphooctulonate synthase: MDLHRIPKLKNLDSNNFFLLAGPCAIEGESMALRIAEKVVSITDKLQIPYIFKGSFKKANRSRIDSFTGIGNEKALKILQKVSETFDIPTVTDIHENEDANLAAEYVDVLQIPAFLVRQTDLVVAAAKTDRIVNLKKGQFMSPEAMQHAVKKVKDSGNDKVMITDRGTMFGYQDMIVDFRGIPTMREYATTVLDVTHSLQQPNQSSGVTGGRPDMIETISRAGVVNKVDGLFIETHFDPANAKSDGANMLDLKYLQQLLENLVAIRQTINRLK; encoded by the coding sequence ATGGATTTACACCGAATTCCAAAGCTTAAAAATCTTGATAGCAATAACTTTTTCCTGTTAGCCGGACCTTGTGCTATTGAAGGCGAAAGTATGGCGCTTCGTATTGCCGAAAAAGTAGTAAGCATTACGGATAAGTTACAAATTCCATATATTTTTAAGGGTTCTTTTAAAAAAGCCAACCGAAGTCGGATTGATAGTTTTACCGGAATCGGAAATGAAAAAGCACTTAAAATTTTGCAGAAAGTAAGTGAAACTTTTGATATCCCAACGGTTACTGATATTCATGAAAATGAAGATGCTAACCTGGCGGCAGAATATGTAGATGTTTTACAAATACCTGCCTTTTTAGTACGTCAAACAGACTTAGTTGTTGCCGCTGCAAAAACAGATAGGATTGTAAACCTTAAAAAAGGCCAGTTTATGAGTCCGGAAGCGATGCAACATGCGGTAAAAAAGGTAAAAGATAGTGGTAATGACAAGGTAATGATTACTGATAGGGGCACTATGTTCGGGTATCAGGATATGATTGTAGATTTTAGAGGGATTCCCACTATGCGCGAATATGCAACGACCGTACTAGATGTAACTCATTCGTTACAACAACCCAATCAAAGCAGTGGAGTTACCGGTGGACGACCGGATATGATCGAAACCATTTCCAGGGCGGGAGTGGTTAATAAGGTGGATGGTTTATTTATTGAAACCCATTTTGATCCGGCTAATGCAAAAAGTGACGGAGCAAATATGCTCGATTTAAAGTACCTTCAACAATTACTGGAAAATTTAGTGGCTATCCGACAAACTATCAATCGATTAAAATAG
- a CDS encoding DUF1801 domain-containing protein yields the protein MNPAQNYIFQKPEPFQSILLHLDGIITLTIPEVTLKYKWHLPFYYLNDKMFCFLNFRKKFVDLGIPYGDELSDTSHLLIAGEGRKKLRSLQIYTVEDINDNDVIEVLTELSSLKKFV from the coding sequence ATGAATCCAGCACAGAATTATATATTTCAAAAACCGGAACCTTTTCAAAGCATTTTACTTCATCTGGATGGAATTATCACCTTAACGATTCCAGAGGTAACTTTAAAATACAAATGGCATCTACCTTTTTACTATCTGAATGATAAAATGTTTTGTTTTTTAAACTTTAGAAAAAAATTTGTAGACCTGGGTATTCCTTATGGGGATGAACTTTCAGATACATCTCACTTGTTAATTGCAGGAGAAGGTCGAAAAAAGCTACGTTCGCTTCAGATTTATACCGTAGAAGATATTAATGATAATGATGTGATCGAGGTGTTAACGGAACTTTCTTCCCTTAAAAAGTTTGTGTAG
- a CDS encoding DUF192 domain-containing protein, which yields MKKVLILSQCFLFVFLMSCKEEVKEIKQTKIEFQKEGELIIYSKQDSIFKQIKNLDIELAEDEYEQQTGLMHRTSIKNNQGMLFIFDNNEVRSFYMKNTLIPLDIIFVNDQNYIVSFQKNTQPLNEQSLPSEVPAKYVLEINTGLVDQWKLKAGDSISFNKQ from the coding sequence ATGAAAAAAGTTCTTATTCTTTCTCAATGCTTCCTTTTTGTTTTTTTGATGTCATGTAAAGAAGAGGTTAAAGAAATAAAGCAAACTAAAATTGAATTTCAAAAAGAAGGAGAACTTATTATTTACAGCAAGCAAGACAGTATTTTTAAACAAATTAAGAATTTAGATATCGAACTTGCCGAAGATGAATACGAACAGCAAACCGGACTTATGCACCGTACCTCCATAAAAAACAATCAGGGGATGCTTTTTATATTTGACAATAATGAAGTCAGAAGTTTTTATATGAAAAATACGCTGATACCCCTAGATATTATTTTTGTAAATGATCAAAATTATATCGTAAGTTTTCAGAAAAATACACAGCCGCTTAACGAACAATCACTACCATCAGAAGTTCCCGCAAAATATGTGTTGGAAATAAATACCGGGCTTGTAGATCAATGGAAGTTAAAAGCAGGTGACTCTATTTCATTTAACAAGCAGTAA
- a CDS encoding DUF1206 domain-containing protein → MNKTVKTTARTGYVAKGVVYTITGALALMTALNVGGQKAGKLQVIDFLEKQSFGKIILGILGLGLVCYAVWRFIQAFQDPEDIGTDLKAMIKRFSFGLSGLFYLGLGIYSIVEIFEKTSSGGSNSSSVPYEYRSYLFIIIGIGLAIKGIYQFIKAYKGDFLDKFSLKSMSSRKRRRSIKTVAYLGLCARGVVVGIVAYFFIKAGMNSSSGSVGGTSEAFSFIQQNTTGSWLYILVTAGLTCYGIYMFFMAKYRYFKD, encoded by the coding sequence ATGAACAAGACTGTAAAGACAACAGCACGAACGGGTTATGTAGCTAAAGGTGTAGTGTACACCATCACTGGAGCTTTAGCCTTAATGACTGCTTTAAATGTAGGCGGACAAAAAGCCGGAAAACTCCAGGTCATTGACTTCTTAGAAAAACAGTCTTTTGGAAAAATTATATTAGGCATATTGGGCCTAGGACTAGTTTGTTACGCCGTCTGGCGTTTTATTCAAGCATTTCAAGACCCAGAAGATATAGGAACGGATTTGAAGGCTATGATAAAGCGTTTTAGTTTCGGACTTAGTGGCCTTTTCTACCTGGGCCTAGGAATATATAGTATTGTAGAGATTTTTGAAAAAACCAGTTCCGGAGGAAGTAATTCTTCCTCCGTTCCGTACGAGTACCGTTCTTACCTTTTTATTATTATAGGGATCGGACTGGCTATTAAAGGAATCTACCAATTTATCAAAGCCTATAAAGGTGATTTTTTAGATAAATTTAGTTTAAAATCTATGTCCAGCAGAAAAAGGCGTAGATCTATTAAAACCGTTGCTTATTTAGGATTATGTGCCAGAGGGGTTGTGGTAGGTATTGTGGCGTATTTCTTTATCAAAGCCGGAATGAACAGCAGTTCCGGATCGGTAGGTGGTACTTCCGAAGCTTTTTCTTTTATTCAGCAAAATACAACAGGATCCTGGTTATATATACTGGTGACCGCCGGTTTAACCTGCTACGGAATTTATATGTTTTTTATGGCTAAATATCGCTATTTTAAGGATTAA
- a CDS encoding glycoside hydrolase family 113, with product MIQKSLRVLIWIISLFFVLFITIRVVVLGINKKLANVSLTEWFSPLFTTLFWNCLGVLLLLLAAYGARILIVKHYWYKYKKSKAILYSVVVIGSIFAIIYGTLKWVKINDQKTEYHYTLPAYTSNLTITTAVVNPEWHRGANVFGWEALNKNSIDSIRYYGITHVAVLPFEYQSDIKKPSINHIEELPTFRKKDSTMIEILKWCTSNGLKTMLKPHLWVDSGWRTEFDYNEEETKRWFKDYRKLALNYARIAQEGKASVYCFGTEFYTVMKDHEEKWLQLIKEIRAIYKGKLTYAANWDKEYQDISFWKALDYIGVQGYFPMKIKNQKSLSKLKSGLQPYLDTLADFSTRYNKPVLFTEFGFRSIEDNTDEPWAWFKELDVLTKVYSEADQELAYRAFLSSVMDQPWCRGAYFWEYDINEDDQADAIQWLNFSPRHKKTAQTISEFYQRK from the coding sequence TTGATACAAAAATCCCTCCGAGTTTTAATATGGATCATTTCTCTTTTCTTTGTCTTGTTTATAACGATAAGAGTTGTTGTCTTAGGTATTAATAAAAAACTGGCAAACGTATCTTTAACCGAATGGTTTAGCCCGTTATTTACCACTTTATTTTGGAATTGTTTGGGCGTGCTACTTTTATTACTTGCTGCATATGGAGCGAGAATTTTAATTGTAAAGCATTATTGGTATAAGTATAAAAAAAGTAAAGCCATCTTATATTCGGTAGTAGTTATAGGATCCATATTTGCCATTATTTACGGTACTTTAAAATGGGTTAAAATAAACGACCAAAAAACAGAATATCACTATACACTTCCGGCTTATACATCAAACCTTACCATTACTACAGCGGTTGTTAATCCCGAATGGCACCGGGGAGCCAATGTATTTGGGTGGGAAGCTTTGAATAAAAATTCCATAGATTCCATCCGATACTACGGGATTACCCATGTGGCGGTACTTCCTTTTGAATATCAAAGCGATATTAAAAAACCTTCCATCAATCATATAGAAGAACTACCTACCTTCCGTAAAAAGGATAGTACGATGATTGAAATCTTGAAATGGTGTACTTCAAACGGATTGAAAACCATGTTAAAACCACATTTATGGGTAGATAGCGGATGGCGTACCGAATTTGACTATAATGAAGAAGAAACTAAACGTTGGTTTAAAGATTATCGTAAGCTAGCTCTTAATTACGCCCGTATTGCCCAAGAAGGAAAAGCTTCGGTTTACTGTTTTGGTACCGAATTCTATACGGTTATGAAAGATCATGAAGAAAAATGGTTACAATTGATCAAGGAGATCAGGGCTATTTATAAAGGAAAACTAACCTATGCAGCCAACTGGGATAAGGAATATCAGGATATTTCTTTTTGGAAGGCGTTGGATTATATTGGAGTACAGGGGTATTTTCCTATGAAAATTAAAAATCAAAAAAGCTTATCTAAGTTAAAATCCGGGTTACAGCCTTATTTGGATACCTTGGCTGATTTTTCTACCCGCTATAATAAACCGGTACTGTTTACCGAATTTGGTTTTCGGAGTATAGAAGATAACACAGATGAACCCTGGGCGTGGTTTAAAGAACTTGATGTGCTTACCAAAGTATATTCTGAAGCTGACCAGGAATTGGCTTACCGTGCGTTTTTAAGTAGCGTTATGGATCAACCCTGGTGTAGGGGTGCTTACTTTTGGGAATATGATATTAATGAAGATGATCAAGCCGATGCTATACAATGGCTTAATTTCAGTCCGCGACATAAGAAAACGGCTCAGACCATTTCTGAATTTTATCAACGGAAATGA